A genomic window from Sphingobacterium spiritivorum includes:
- the spt gene encoding serine palmitoyltransferase: MSKGKLSERISHFNIVEELKSKGLYAYFRPIQSKQDTEVMIDGKRVLMFGSNSYLGLTIDPRIIEAAQDALSKYGTGCAGSRFLNGTLDIHIELEHKLSQLVGKEASILFSTGFQSNLGPISCLMGRNDYILLDERDHASIIDGSRLSFSKVIKYGHNDMDDLRAKLSRLPSESAKLIVTDGIFSMEGDIVNLPEMVKIADEYDAALMVDDAHSLGVIGEHGAGTASHFGLTDKVDLIMGTFSKSLASLGGFVAGDADVIDYLKHNARSVMFSASMTPASVASTLKALEIMISEPEHMENLWKNTNYAKQLLLESGFDLGATESPILPIFIRNNEKTFWVTKMLQDDGVFVNPVVSPAVPSEESLIRFSLMATHTFDQIDEAVEKMVRVFKQAEIESLI, translated from the coding sequence ATGAGCAAAGGAAAGTTAAGCGAGAGAATTTCGCATTTTAATATTGTCGAAGAGCTGAAGTCGAAAGGTCTGTACGCTTATTTTAGACCTATCCAGTCAAAACAAGATACAGAGGTGATGATCGACGGCAAAAGGGTGCTGATGTTTGGCTCCAATTCATATCTGGGATTGACAATTGATCCGCGTATTATTGAAGCGGCTCAAGACGCTCTTTCAAAATATGGAACAGGCTGTGCCGGATCTCGTTTTTTAAATGGAACGCTGGATATTCACATTGAATTAGAGCACAAGTTGTCTCAATTAGTGGGTAAAGAAGCCTCCATCCTTTTCAGTACTGGATTTCAATCCAACCTGGGTCCGATCTCATGTCTGATGGGACGTAATGATTATATTTTACTGGATGAGCGTGATCATGCATCTATCATTGACGGTAGCCGCCTGTCTTTCTCCAAAGTAATAAAATACGGTCATAATGATATGGACGATCTTCGTGCCAAATTATCACGTCTGCCTTCAGAAAGTGCTAAACTTATTGTTACTGACGGTATTTTCAGTATGGAAGGTGACATTGTCAACCTGCCGGAAATGGTCAAAATTGCTGATGAGTACGATGCAGCTTTGATGGTAGATGATGCGCATAGTCTGGGTGTAATCGGAGAACATGGTGCAGGTACTGCTTCTCACTTCGGGTTGACGGATAAAGTTGATCTGATTATGGGAACGTTTAGTAAGTCGTTAGCTTCTCTTGGTGGTTTTGTAGCCGGTGATGCAGATGTTATTGATTATTTAAAGCACAATGCACGTTCCGTAATGTTCAGTGCAAGTATGACTCCAGCTTCTGTAGCTTCAACGTTAAAAGCGTTGGAAATTATGATCAGCGAGCCGGAGCATATGGAAAATCTTTGGAAGAATACAAATTACGCAAAACAACTATTGTTAGAGAGCGGTTTTGATCTGGGAGCTACTGAAAGCCCTATATTGCCAATCTTTATCCGTAACAATGAGAAAACATTCTGGGTGACTAAAATGTTGCAGGACGACGGCGTTTTTGTTAATCCTGTAGTATCTCCGGCAGTTCCTTCAGAAGAATCTTTAATCCGGTTCTCACTGATGGCAACACATACTTTCGACCAGATCGATGAGGCCGTAGAGAAAATGGTTCGCGTTTTTAAACAAGCAGAAATTGAATCTTTAATCTAA
- a CDS encoding NAD-dependent epimerase/dehydratase family protein — MKEKVLITGASGFVGFHLVEAAKSAGLEVHAAVRKSSAVSQIEHAVDKFVYPDYEDTDGLVALLEEHQYQYVIHAAAMTRAKKEEDLVRVNKQYTLNLFSAVFKAAIPLKRATFVSSLAAVGPISIEQGLISEQSPYHPVTAYGRSKRESEKAVKEQFGDKPLTIIRPTAVYGPREKDIYVLFKTLNSGVDAYIGRSPQQLSFIYVKDLVQAILQSCFATHAQFKIYNITDGQVYDRYEMANIFNNVLQKKTFRIHLPNGVVGLVARLFEWAYKRSAKIPVLYPERLNELTAANWACDITAARRELGFDPQFDLKKGLEETLFWYKEHKWL, encoded by the coding sequence ATGAAAGAAAAAGTCCTAATAACCGGGGCTAGCGGATTTGTCGGGTTTCACTTAGTTGAAGCAGCCAAATCCGCCGGCCTTGAGGTTCATGCGGCAGTACGTAAATCCAGTGCCGTTTCCCAAATCGAGCATGCTGTTGACAAATTCGTTTATCCGGATTATGAAGATACAGACGGATTAGTAGCCTTGTTGGAAGAACATCAATACCAGTATGTGATTCATGCCGCGGCAATGACAAGAGCTAAAAAGGAAGAAGACCTGGTCCGGGTCAATAAACAATATACGCTAAACTTATTCTCTGCTGTTTTCAAAGCCGCTATTCCTTTAAAGCGCGCTACCTTTGTAAGCAGTCTGGCTGCGGTCGGACCTATTTCTATCGAGCAAGGTCTCATTTCTGAACAATCTCCGTATCACCCTGTAACTGCATATGGACGCAGTAAACGTGAATCTGAAAAGGCAGTGAAAGAACAATTTGGAGATAAACCATTAACCATTATCCGGCCTACAGCAGTTTACGGGCCTCGGGAAAAAGATATATATGTTCTTTTCAAGACATTAAATAGTGGAGTAGATGCTTATATCGGACGATCTCCTCAGCAACTCAGCTTTATCTATGTGAAGGATTTGGTACAAGCGATCCTTCAATCCTGTTTTGCAACACATGCTCAGTTTAAAATATACAACATAACAGATGGTCAGGTCTATGACCGTTATGAAATGGCTAATATTTTTAATAATGTACTGCAAAAGAAAACCTTTAGAATTCATCTTCCAAATGGGGTAGTTGGATTAGTGGCACGATTATTTGAGTGGGCATATAAACGTTCCGCAAAAATACCAGTCTTATATCCGGAGCGATTGAACGAACTCACGGCTGCAAACTGGGCATGTGATATTACGGCAGCAAGAAGAGAGCTGGGATTTGATCCGCAATTCGATTTGAAAAAGGGATTGGAAGAAACATTATTTTGGTATAAAGAGCATAAGTGGTTATAA
- a CDS encoding CDP-alcohol phosphatidyltransferase family protein — MSELKINKKLFQDRKRTNILSNPEQKLITYLVPKIPSWISSDMLTGIGTFGSALILLAFILAKHIAVEYLLLGILGFMINWLGDSLDGRLAFYRNKSRRWYGFSLDIIMDWISTVMIGFGYIIYATGVFEVIGYILVACYGWSMIISQLRYKVTDKYTIDAGFVGPTEIRVIISLVLVLEVVFPGVINYLVAAICAILVFINFRDTGLLLKMGDVRDMEEKAAKEQQERLKKVD, encoded by the coding sequence ATGAGTGAATTGAAAATAAATAAAAAATTGTTTCAGGATCGTAAGCGAACAAATATTCTGAGCAATCCTGAACAAAAGTTGATTACCTATCTAGTGCCTAAAATACCTTCCTGGATTTCTTCTGATATGCTGACAGGTATAGGGACATTTGGATCAGCACTCATCTTATTAGCCTTTATCTTAGCCAAACATATTGCTGTTGAATATTTACTGTTAGGAATACTGGGGTTTATGATCAACTGGCTGGGTGATTCACTGGATGGACGTCTGGCATTTTACCGTAACAAATCCCGCAGATGGTATGGGTTTTCTCTCGATATTATTATGGATTGGATCAGTACAGTTATGATCGGATTCGGTTATATTATTTATGCAACCGGTGTATTTGAGGTGATTGGCTATATTCTGGTTGCCTGTTATGGCTGGAGTATGATTATTTCCCAGTTGAGATATAAAGTCACCGATAAATATACGATAGATGCCGGATTTGTTGGCCCAACAGAAATTCGTGTTATTATCAGCCTTGTACTGGTACTCGAAGTTGTTTTTCCGGGAGTAATCAATTACCTGGTTGCAGCTATTTGTGCTATTCTGGTATTTATTAATTTCAGAGATACCGGATTGTTGTTAAAGATGGGGGATGTGAGAGACATGGAAGAAAAAGCTGCCAAAGAACAGCAGGAACGATTGAAAAAGGTAGATTAA
- a CDS encoding GtrA family protein, which translates to MKQKIGAFIKAQASAFIGGAFDYAVMVFCKEVIGIDVKNAIRISGSLGAVVNFTLNRYWAFKKSDSPVGNQIWKFVLVVLGSIFLKSEGTPLVSNLFHIDYKIGRLAVELIVSLGFNYPLQRFWVFK; encoded by the coding sequence ATGAAACAAAAAATAGGAGCGTTTATTAAAGCGCAGGCATCAGCTTTTATCGGAGGAGCATTCGACTATGCTGTCATGGTTTTTTGTAAAGAAGTAATTGGTATTGATGTTAAGAATGCAATTCGTATATCCGGAAGCCTTGGCGCAGTTGTCAATTTTACTTTAAACCGGTATTGGGCATTTAAAAAGAGTGACAGTCCTGTTGGTAATCAGATATGGAAGTTTGTTCTGGTTGTATTAGGTAGTATCTTTCTTAAATCCGAAGGAACCCCATTAGTTTCTAATTTATTCCATATTGATTATAAGATTGGAAGATTGGCCGTAGAGCTGATCGTTTCTTTAGGATTTAACTATCCTTTGCAAAGATTCTGGGTTTTTAAATAA
- the sucD gene encoding succinate--CoA ligase subunit alpha, translated as MSVLVNKDSKVIVQGFTGTEGTYHATQMIEYGTNVVGGVTPGKGGQQHLDRPVFNTVQDAVDKTGANVSIIFVPPAFAADAIMEAAAAGIEVIVCITEGIPTKDMIQVKSYLSDKNSRLIGPNCPGIITADEAKIGIMPGFIFKKGNVGIVSKSGTLTYEAVDQTVKAGLGITTAIGIGGDPIIGTTTKEAVELLMNDPETKGIIMIGEIGGGMEAEAARWIKEHGTKPVVGFIAGQTAPPGRRMGHAGAIVGGADDTAAAKMKIMAECGIRVVESPAEIGKAIAEELAK; from the coding sequence ATGAGTGTACTAGTTAATAAAGATTCAAAAGTTATCGTACAAGGCTTTACAGGAACAGAAGGTACTTATCACGCAACTCAAATGATTGAGTATGGCACAAATGTCGTAGGTGGTGTAACCCCGGGCAAAGGTGGTCAGCAACATTTGGACCGTCCGGTATTCAATACTGTTCAGGATGCTGTAGACAAAACCGGTGCTAACGTATCTATCATCTTCGTACCACCGGCATTTGCTGCTGATGCGATTATGGAAGCTGCTGCTGCAGGTATCGAAGTAATCGTTTGTATTACTGAAGGTATTCCTACAAAAGATATGATTCAGGTTAAATCTTACCTGAGCGACAAAAACTCTCGTTTGATCGGTCCAAACTGTCCGGGTATTATTACTGCAGATGAAGCTAAAATTGGTATCATGCCAGGTTTTATTTTCAAAAAAGGTAATGTAGGTATCGTTTCAAAATCAGGAACCTTAACATACGAAGCAGTGGATCAGACTGTGAAAGCAGGATTAGGAATTACCACAGCTATTGGTATCGGTGGTGACCCTATTATTGGTACAACTACTAAAGAGGCTGTAGAATTGTTAATGAATGACCCTGAGACTAAAGGTATCATCATGATAGGTGAGATCGGTGGTGGTATGGAAGCTGAAGCTGCTCGTTGGATCAAAGAACACGGTACAAAACCTGTTGTTGGTTTTATCGCAGGTCAGACAGCGCCTCCGGGACGTCGTATGGGACACGCTGGTGCTATCGTAGGTGGTGCAGATGATACTGCTGCTGCTAAAATGAAAATCATGGCAGAATGTGGAATTCGTGTTGTAGAATCCCCTGCTGAAATCGGAAAAGCAATCGCTGAAGAATTAGCTAAATAA
- a CDS encoding RNA methyltransferase — protein MQKLSMDQLQRPDVETFKKQSKIPVVLVLDNVRSMHNVGSAFRTSDAFAVEKIILGGITGTPPHREIEKTALGATSSVDWEHAPDLISRLNALKDEGYQILAIEQAEGSVMLHQFEPSSDQKYAFVFGNEVHGVDEEIMKISDGCLEIPQFGTKHSFNISVTIGIVLWDFVVKNRFN, from the coding sequence ATGCAAAAATTATCCATGGACCAATTGCAGCGTCCTGATGTCGAAACGTTTAAAAAGCAATCTAAAATACCGGTTGTACTGGTATTGGATAATGTAAGAAGTATGCACAACGTAGGCTCAGCCTTTCGTACTTCAGATGCTTTCGCGGTCGAAAAAATTATTTTGGGAGGCATCACCGGTACTCCTCCTCATCGTGAAATAGAAAAAACAGCACTGGGTGCCACTTCATCTGTAGATTGGGAACATGCTCCTGATTTGATCAGCAGACTGAATGCATTAAAAGATGAAGGATATCAGATACTGGCAATCGAACAGGCTGAAGGCAGTGTGATGCTACATCAGTTTGAACCCTCATCAGATCAAAAATATGCCTTTGTCTTTGGCAATGAAGTACACGGTGTAGATGAAGAAATCATGAAGATCTCGGACGGATGTCTGGAGATTCCTCAATTCGGCACCAAGCATTCTTTTAATATTTCTGTCACAATCGGTATCGTCTTATGGGATTTTGTTGTAAAAAACAGATTTAATTGA
- the rpsT gene encoding 30S ribosomal protein S20 — MANHKSAIKRIRANATKRLRNRYQAKTTRNAIKKLRNTTSAEEAKTLLPRVISMLDRLAKKNVIHKKKAANNKSKLTKLVNKLG; from the coding sequence ATGGCAAATCATAAATCAGCGATCAAAAGAATTAGAGCAAATGCAACTAAGCGTTTGAGAAACCGTTACCAAGCAAAAACGACTCGTAACGCAATCAAAAAATTACGTAACACTACTTCAGCAGAAGAAGCTAAAACTTTATTACCTCGTGTAATTTCTATGTTGGATCGTTTGGCTAAGAAAAACGTAATTCACAAGAAAAAAGCTGCTAACAACAAATCGAAATTGACTAAATTGGTTAACAAATTAGGTTAA
- a CDS encoding 3-keto-disaccharide hydrolase, with the protein MKLKNAFAALSIGVLLFSSAPLAAQTVKTPKPIQLFNGKDMKNWIIKIRQHEVGDNYANTFRVEDGLLKVRYDGYKSFDKQYGHIAYDKPFSAYVLRVQYRFVGEQAPEGEGWAWRNSGAMLHGQDPRTMLKNQDFPISIEGQLLGGDGKNERTTSNLCTPGTNVVMNEKLFTPHCISSKSKTYHGDQWVTADFVVLGDSVIQHILEGQVVLEYNKPQIGGGSVSDYDPAQKKDGQLLKQGYISLQSESHPIDFKKVELYNLEPYMKDPKKLDKIVQQIITQK; encoded by the coding sequence ATGAAACTAAAGAATGCATTTGCAGCTCTAAGCATAGGAGTTTTATTATTCTCCTCTGCTCCCTTAGCTGCACAAACTGTAAAAACTCCAAAACCTATCCAGTTATTCAACGGAAAAGACATGAAAAACTGGATCATTAAGATCCGTCAACACGAAGTAGGCGATAATTATGCAAATACATTCAGAGTTGAAGACGGACTCCTAAAAGTAAGATATGACGGTTACAAATCCTTTGACAAACAATATGGTCATATTGCCTATGACAAACCATTCAGTGCTTACGTCCTACGGGTACAATACCGCTTCGTAGGAGAACAGGCACCGGAGGGTGAAGGTTGGGCATGGCGCAACAGCGGAGCAATGCTGCATGGTCAGGATCCGCGTACAATGTTAAAAAATCAGGACTTTCCGATATCTATTGAAGGACAATTGTTAGGTGGAGACGGAAAAAATGAACGTACCACAAGCAACCTGTGTACCCCGGGTACCAATGTCGTTATGAATGAGAAATTATTCACTCCCCACTGTATCAGTTCTAAATCCAAAACTTACCACGGAGATCAATGGGTAACAGCAGACTTTGTGGTATTAGGAGATTCTGTTATTCAGCATATTCTGGAAGGTCAGGTAGTACTGGAGTATAATAAACCTCAGATCGGAGGAGGAAGTGTATCTGACTATGATCCGGCTCAGAAAAAAGACGGGCAGTTGCTGAAGCAGGGATATATTTCTCTTCAGAGTGAAAGTCACCCTATAGATTTCAAAAAGGTCGAATTATATAATCTGGAGCCTTACATGAAAGATCCTAAAAAACTGGATAAGATCGTACAGCAAATCATTACACAGAAATAA
- a CDS encoding helix-turn-helix transcriptional regulator, with translation MEAKYVDRYYMTEVDAFEDSIYCHHKVMGESFIAEHMHQKGQFLYTEGGVVFLKTPDKSFFLPARHYIWIPSGMKHSIHPSSPEVIMRNLYFPKFETDTDFFDKINIYPVNDLLIELIMFTNRWNGNIFPVEEPKYSIAKAFKLILPELSQTELPLALPYPSHTKLKDIITYLDSRIEENVSFKDVAKQFDISERTLARLFQKELNMSFIQYYTILRMLKALKLLLDEKLTVNEVALKVGYSSLPTFSNTFNKIVGVRPSEYVKHKNHLL, from the coding sequence ATGGAAGCCAAATATGTAGATCGGTATTACATGACAGAAGTAGATGCATTTGAGGATAGCATCTATTGTCATCATAAAGTGATGGGTGAAAGCTTTATTGCTGAACATATGCATCAAAAAGGGCAGTTTCTATATACTGAAGGGGGAGTTGTATTTCTGAAGACACCGGATAAATCTTTTTTTCTTCCGGCACGTCATTACATCTGGATACCATCGGGTATGAAACACAGCATTCATCCGAGCAGTCCTGAAGTGATTATGCGAAATCTTTATTTTCCCAAATTTGAAACGGATACAGATTTTTTCGACAAGATTAACATCTATCCCGTAAACGATCTGCTGATTGAACTGATCATGTTTACTAACAGATGGAATGGTAATATCTTTCCCGTTGAAGAGCCTAAGTACTCTATTGCCAAAGCATTCAAACTAATTCTGCCGGAACTATCTCAGACAGAGCTTCCTCTGGCTTTGCCTTATCCCAGTCATACCAAATTAAAGGATATTATTACTTATCTGGATAGCAGAATTGAAGAAAACGTAAGTTTTAAAGACGTTGCCAAACAGTTTGATATCAGTGAACGCACACTGGCCAGACTTTTCCAAAAAGAGCTTAATATGTCTTTTATACAATACTATACCATTCTAAGGATGTTAAAGGCGTTGAAATTATTACTGGATGAAAAATTAACGGTCAATGAAGTGGCTCTCAAAGTCGGATACAGCAGCCTTCCTACTTTCAGCAACACCTTTAATAAAATAGTGGGAGTTCGTCCGAGTGAATATGTCAAGCACAAAAACCACTTGCTGTAA